One part of the Microbacterium aurugineum genome encodes these proteins:
- a CDS encoding APC family permease yields MAATTPIHLERPDGKGLAAGTLGLWGSTVIGLASTAPVYSLVATLGFVVLAVGAQAPIAFIIAFVPMLLIAFAYRELNNAVPDCGTTFTWGTKAFGPWVGWMGGWGVAVAGMVVLANLAQIASVYFWSLIGQDLENNDWRVVVVAVAFIAAMTWVSWRGVEIGERIQNILLGIQYLALAIFVVTALWQFFAGTAPNPTPFDWEWLNPFAFTDWSGFTEAILLALFIYWGWDTCLALNEETKDPKRIPGRAALLTTVILLFTYVAVTIAAMMYAGLGEDGTGLGNEANADDFFLAIKDGLLGPFGWVLVVSVIISAISSTQTTILPTARGTLAMGVYRALPAKFKEVHPTYKTPSFSTIVMGVVASVYYIGMTLISDNILQDSILSLGLAIAFYYAITGFASVWYFRKDLTASAREFFFKGLFPLLGGLMLTWAFVQSAIDMWDVDYGYTVLFGIGGTFVIGVGSLAFGLVLMFVWYLFPRSKRFFRGESLNRDTQVMVPDEPAVTIRSIDGGI; encoded by the coding sequence ATGGCAGCAACGACGCCGATTCACCTGGAACGACCCGATGGCAAGGGTCTCGCTGCGGGAACACTGGGATTGTGGGGATCCACCGTCATCGGTCTCGCCTCCACCGCCCCCGTCTACTCGCTCGTCGCGACGCTCGGATTCGTCGTGCTCGCGGTGGGGGCTCAGGCTCCGATCGCCTTCATCATCGCGTTCGTCCCGATGCTCCTGATCGCTTTTGCCTACCGTGAGCTCAACAACGCCGTTCCCGACTGCGGCACCACCTTCACCTGGGGAACCAAGGCCTTCGGGCCGTGGGTCGGCTGGATGGGCGGCTGGGGCGTCGCGGTCGCCGGCATGGTCGTGCTCGCGAACCTGGCCCAGATCGCCTCGGTCTACTTCTGGTCGCTGATCGGACAGGACCTGGAGAACAACGACTGGCGCGTCGTCGTCGTCGCCGTCGCTTTCATCGCCGCCATGACGTGGGTGAGCTGGCGCGGTGTCGAGATCGGCGAGCGCATCCAGAACATCCTGCTCGGCATCCAGTACCTGGCGCTGGCCATCTTCGTCGTCACGGCGCTGTGGCAGTTCTTCGCCGGGACGGCCCCGAACCCGACCCCGTTCGACTGGGAGTGGCTGAACCCGTTCGCCTTCACCGACTGGTCTGGCTTCACGGAGGCGATCCTCCTCGCGCTCTTCATCTACTGGGGCTGGGACACCTGCCTCGCGCTGAACGAGGAGACGAAGGACCCGAAGCGCATTCCCGGTCGCGCCGCACTGCTCACCACCGTCATCCTCCTCTTCACGTATGTCGCGGTCACGATCGCGGCGATGATGTACGCCGGCCTGGGGGAGGACGGCACGGGACTCGGCAACGAGGCGAACGCCGACGACTTCTTCCTCGCGATCAAGGACGGCCTCCTCGGACCGTTCGGTTGGGTCCTGGTCGTGTCGGTGATCATCTCGGCGATCTCGTCGACGCAGACCACCATCTTGCCGACCGCCCGTGGCACGCTCGCGATGGGGGTCTATCGCGCGCTTCCCGCCAAATTCAAGGAGGTGCACCCGACGTACAAGACGCCGTCGTTCTCGACGATCGTCATGGGCGTGGTCGCCTCCGTGTACTACATCGGCATGACCTTGATCAGTGACAACATCCTGCAGGACTCGATCCTGTCGCTCGGTCTCGCGATCGCCTTCTACTACGCCATCACCGGTTTCGCGAGCGTCTGGTACTTCCGCAAGGACCTGACCGCCTCGGCGCGTGAGTTCTTCTTCAAGGGGTTGTTCCCCCTGCTCGGCGGGCTCATGCTGACCTGGGCGTTCGTGCAGTCCGCGATCGACATGTGGGACGTGGACTACGGCTACACCGTGCTGTTCGGCATCGGCGGCACCTTCGTGATCGGCGTCGGCTCCCTCGCCTTCGGCCTGGTGCTGATGTTCGTCTGGTACCTGTTCCCCCGGTCCAAGCGCTTCTTCCGCGGTGAGAGCCTGAACCGCGACACCCAGGTGATGGTGCCCGATGAGCCCGCGGTGACGATCCGATCCATCGACGGCGGCATCTGA